One part of the Sneathia vaginalis genome encodes these proteins:
- a CDS encoding adenylosuccinate synthase, whose amino-acid sequence MEENFNTYVVMGLQWGDEGKGKIISEIAKDSDYVVRYQGGNNAGHTAYLDNKKYRLDMLPLGILNTKGKCILAPGMFIDIESLFDEIAFLEKEGKTIHNLYIDGRAQLIMPYHNLLASLSNKKTNVALCNEDKFMKVGIRMADLLSLETFSNKLLHNIKEKNEILKSYNEDVLDFSYINSKYEDYAMNLKNIIIDSTSEINKAINEGKKVLFEASESMMLDVNFGTYPDISSNITTVADVMVGVGVAPNKLKNIIGVFKPYSTRVNKGILPTEIVGQVSNFLRDRGNEYVSATGAARRCGWLDLVILKYGCMINGITSLYMTKLDVLTGLKKIKIAIGYEIDERIYQVYPINYDEAKEINILYKEFDGWDEDISNITDYDDLPYNCRRFIEYIEGYLETKIELISVGAKTNQSIKR is encoded by the coding sequence ATGGAAGAAAATTTTAATACCTATGTAGTAATGGGACTACAATGGGGTGATGAAGGTAAAGGTAAAATAATCAGTGAAATAGCAAAAGACTCTGATTATGTTGTACGTTATCAAGGTGGTAATAATGCAGGACACACTGCATATTTAGATAATAAAAAATATAGACTAGATATGTTACCTTTAGGAATATTAAATACTAAAGGGAAATGCATATTAGCACCAGGTATGTTCATAGATATAGAAAGTTTGTTTGATGAAATAGCTTTTCTTGAAAAAGAAGGTAAGACTATACATAACCTATATATCGATGGTAGAGCACAACTAATAATGCCTTACCACAACTTATTAGCTAGTTTGAGTAATAAAAAGACTAATGTTGCCTTATGCAATGAAGATAAATTCATGAAAGTCGGCATAAGAATGGCTGATCTTTTATCACTTGAAACTTTTTCTAATAAGTTACTGCATAATATTAAAGAAAAGAATGAAATTCTAAAAAGCTATAACGAAGATGTTTTAGATTTTTCATATATAAATTCAAAATATGAAGATTATGCAATGAATTTAAAAAATATAATAATTGATTCTACAAGTGAAATAAATAAAGCTATCAATGAAGGTAAAAAAGTACTTTTTGAAGCATCAGAATCTATGATGTTAGATGTAAATTTTGGAACTTATCCTGATATTTCATCAAATATTACAACTGTAGCAGATGTTATGGTTGGAGTAGGGGTTGCACCTAATAAGCTAAAAAATATTATAGGTGTTTTCAAACCATATAGTACAAGAGTAAATAAGGGAATTTTACCAACAGAAATTGTTGGACAAGTTTCTAATTTTTTGCGTGATAGAGGTAATGAATATGTTTCTGCAACAGGTGCTGCAAGACGTTGTGGTTGGCTTGATTTAGTAATACTAAAATATGGTTGCATGATAAACGGTATAACTAGCCTTTATATGACAAAATTAGATGTACTAACAGGATTAAAAAAGATAAAAATAGCTATAGGTTATGAAATAGATGAAAGAATTTACCAAGTATATCCAATAAATTATGATGAAGCAAAGGAAATTAATATACTATATAAAGAATTTGATGGTTGGGATGAAGATATTAGTAATATCACTGATTATGATGATTTACCATATAATTGTAGAAGATTTATAGAATATATAGAAGGGTATTTAGAAACAAAAATAGAACTAATATCTGTTGGTGCTAAAACAAATCAAAGTATAAAGAGATAA
- a CDS encoding KH domain-containing protein, which translates to MSKYLKTVSFWIDELIQDKDKYEIKEETQGKNLNIYVDVQKSCMGKIIGRNGNIITAIRNQINTISKKDKMNVKIIVKDI; encoded by the coding sequence ATGAGTAAATATCTAAAAACTGTTTCATTTTGGATAGATGAACTAATACAAGATAAAGACAAATATGAAATTAAAGAAGAAACACAAGGTAAAAACCTTAATATATATGTAGATGTTCAAAAATCATGTATGGGTAAAATTATAGGTAGAAATGGTAATATAATTACAGCAATAAGAAATCAAATTAATACTATTTCTAAAAAAGATAAGATGAATGTTAAAATCATAGTTAAGGACATTTAA
- a CDS encoding DUF4911 domain-containing protein: MTEYEYILRVGRENIDIVNKITEAYEGIGNVRTMDNVDGIVKILTNSHFLNDIDEMLEKIYRVYGIKIDIIDKREWQGVI; this comes from the coding sequence ATGACTGAATATGAATACATTTTAAGAGTAGGTAGAGAAAATATTGATATAGTTAACAAGATAACAGAAGCATATGAGGGCATAGGAAATGTTAGAACTATGGATAATGTTGATGGAATAGTAAAAATACTGACAAATTCACATTTTTTAAATGATATTGATGAAATGTTAGAAAAAATATATAGAGTCTATGGTATAAAGATTGATATAATAGATAAAAGAGAATGGCAAGGTGTAATATAA
- the rsmA gene encoding 16S rRNA (adenine(1518)-N(6)/adenine(1519)-N(6))-dimethyltransferase RsmA — protein sequence MKTKNNHKFKKKYGQNFLDDKELLEKIESVISLDKDTSSVLEIGPGRGFLTGMLIDNSKSVTSYEIDDDLIPYLTNKFSSYTNFNLCHEDFMKAKISGDHLKVIANIPYYITSPILQKLIENRDKIDEIYLMVQKEVAQRICSNDDVSILTHSVNFFCESEYLFTVNKEYFTPKPKVDSAFIKLSVRKSDKYEDKIDSKKYFNFLKLAFSNKRKTLVNNLKGYFDKDLLETKINKNIRAEQLSIDDFITLIKELHYD from the coding sequence ATGAAAACAAAGAATAATCATAAATTTAAGAAAAAGTATGGTCAAAATTTTTTAGATGATAAAGAGCTTTTAGAAAAAATTGAATCTGTAATTTCATTAGATAAAGATACAAGTTCAGTATTGGAAATAGGTCCAGGTAGAGGATTTCTAACTGGTATGTTGATTGATAATTCAAAAAGTGTAACGTCATATGAAATTGATGATGATTTGATACCATATTTAACAAATAAGTTCTCAAGCTACACTAATTTTAACTTGTGTCATGAGGACTTTATGAAAGCTAAAATAAGTGGTGATCATTTAAAGGTTATTGCTAATATTCCGTACTATATTACTTCACCTATCTTGCAAAAATTAATTGAAAATAGAGATAAAATAGATGAAATATACTTAATGGTACAAAAAGAAGTCGCTCAAAGAATATGTAGTAATGATGATGTTAGTATATTAACACATTCTGTAAACTTTTTTTGTGAGTCAGAATACCTATTTACGGTTAATAAAGAATATTTCACTCCAAAACCTAAGGTAGATTCTGCATTTATTAAGCTTTCTGTTAGAAAAAGTGATAAGTATGAAGATAAAATTGATAGTAAAAAATATTTTAATTTCTTGAAATTAGCTTTTTCAAATAAGAGAAAGACCTTAGTAAATAATTTAAAAGGATATTTTGATAAAGATTTACTTGAAACAAAAATAAATAAAAATATACGAGCAGAACAGCTTAGTATAGATGACTTTATTACTTTAATTAAGGAGCTACATTATGACTGA
- the hpt gene encoding hypoxanthine phosphoribosyltransferase: protein MAKNWEEHIVKTLISREQIATRVRELGEQITNDYKDDDAPFVVVGILKGSVVFMSDLVREIKLPLTMDFMEISSYGDNFTTSREIKIIKDLEHSVRGKNVLVVEDIIDSGLTLKKILKMIGKREPKKVILCTLLNKEERRQADVDVQYIGFDIPDEFVSGYGLDYKQEYRNIPYVCVLDIHENKE from the coding sequence ATGGCTAAGAATTGGGAAGAACACATTGTTAAAACACTAATTTCTAGGGAACAAATAGCGACTAGAGTAAGAGAATTAGGTGAACAAATTACTAATGACTATAAGGATGATGACGCTCCTTTTGTAGTGGTTGGAATTTTAAAAGGTTCTGTTGTATTTATGTCAGACTTAGTAAGAGAAATTAAATTACCATTAACTATGGACTTTATGGAAATTTCAAGTTATGGAGATAATTTTACTACATCTAGAGAGATAAAGATAATAAAGGACCTTGAACACAGTGTAAGAGGTAAGAATGTACTTGTAGTTGAAGATATAATAGACTCTGGATTAACTTTAAAGAAAATATTAAAAATGATAGGTAAACGTGAACCCAAGAAGGTTATACTTTGTACCTTATTAAATAAAGAAGAAAGAAGACAAGCAGATGTTGATGTTCAATATATAGGCTTTGATATACCTGATGAATTTGTATCTGGTTATGGATTAGACTATAAGCAAGAATACAGAAACATACCATATGTTTGTGTTTTAGATATACATGAAAACAAAGAATAA
- a CDS encoding DMT family transporter: MNYGWLLITIGATMWGIDGVLLTPRYFMYGFFDVRFIVFMSHFVPTIILSILFWRQYKYLKTFKKNDFIYYGLISLFGGCIGTLAIVKALQLSNFSLSMVTLIQKSQPIFAIILAYILLKERPKKKFYIILVITLVALYLLIFGLKNPLSLPKQNLQAAIYSFIAAVSFGSSTVFGKKIVSKHSFLTTTFYRFLFTSIITFFILLLFPLNTIASCKQYFSNSNIYILTVIIAVYSLIGLIIYYKGMITTKATYATICELAYPLTSVVVEALVFKHYLSVIQLISATVLVLAIVYLNLNKE, from the coding sequence GTGAACTACGGTTGGCTTTTAATTACAATAGGAGCTACTATGTGGGGTATAGATGGTGTACTTTTAACACCTAGATACTTTATGTATGGTTTTTTTGATGTTAGATTTATTGTATTTATGTCACATTTTGTACCAACTATAATTCTATCAATTCTATTTTGGAGACAATACAAATATTTAAAAACTTTTAAAAAGAATGACTTCATATATTATGGACTAATTTCCTTATTTGGAGGATGTATAGGGACTTTAGCTATAGTTAAAGCATTACAATTAAGTAATTTTAGTTTAAGTATGGTAACACTAATACAAAAATCACAACCAATATTTGCAATTATACTTGCATATATTCTGCTTAAGGAAAGACCTAAGAAAAAGTTCTATATTATACTTGTAATTACTTTAGTTGCTTTATACTTATTGATATTTGGACTTAAAAATCCTTTATCTTTACCTAAACAAAATTTACAAGCAGCTATTTATTCATTCATAGCAGCAGTATCGTTTGGTAGTTCAACAGTTTTTGGTAAAAAAATAGTATCTAAACATTCTTTTTTGACCACAACATTTTATAGATTCCTATTTACAAGTATTATAACATTTTTCATCCTTCTATTATTCCCACTAAATACTATTGCTTCATGCAAGCAGTACTTTAGTAATTCAAACATCTATATATTAACAGTAATAATTGCAGTGTATAGTTTGATTGGGTTAATAATATACTATAAAGGAATGATAACAACAAAGGCTACATATGCTACTATTTGCGAATTAGCATATCCACTAACATCGGTTGTAGTAGAAGCATTAGTATTTAAACACTACTTGAGTGTAATACAATTGATATCTGCGACTGTATTAGTTTTAGCTATTGTATATTTAAATTTAAATAAAGAATAA
- a CDS encoding S49 family peptidase → MKLFLLTLISSLITAIFVIILLIILSILIFKMSHNDKKEDKCKPKKAKTILITLEDFKYDTEKNPLKQSSSFDVLYAKLNDILNNKKIEKIILDIDKMKLSMVQVEELYPLFKKLNKEKEVIAISTMYTNNSYYTALLANKIYLENTINSTLLLQGYYRKISYLKGLLDKVGIDVKAIHIGDYKAMGENYTRKSMSPNLKENLTKIFDERLNNFISFVKERRGVDISNELLEGEYFFNYSEKLIDGRMNKNKLLDDDYLIDITNYNFKEKKNKSKNVIGLISLEGQISKKGLSLEEVEYKIDKINEIDNLKGLVIEIDSPGGSAYESSLIYSYIKENVQVPIFVSMKDVCASGGYFIASTAKKMFANSSTITGSIGVVSIYPTYSKLAKKLDINYSGLEKGKTLEYGNLYEHLSFDTIDRIYDHMNGVYREFKNVVIKARHMSDRRLENIAGGRVFIAKDARYNGLVDGIKNIGEVIEEMQKYLNLPDYRLVKINKKFNVKTYIKSSIPLLKYDEYLNKPLLLFDETIY, encoded by the coding sequence ATGAAATTATTTTTATTAACATTAATATCTAGCCTTATTACAGCTATTTTTGTCATTATTCTTTTAATTATACTTAGTATATTAATATTTAAAATGTCACATAATGACAAAAAAGAAGATAAGTGTAAACCTAAAAAGGCAAAAACCATATTAATTACTTTAGAAGATTTTAAATATGATACAGAAAAAAATCCATTAAAACAAAGCTCTAGTTTTGATGTACTTTATGCAAAATTAAATGATATATTGAATAATAAGAAAATAGAGAAAATAATTCTTGATATTGATAAAATGAAACTTTCTATGGTTCAGGTTGAAGAACTTTACCCCCTATTTAAAAAATTAAATAAGGAAAAAGAAGTAATTGCTATATCAACAATGTATACAAATAATAGCTATTATACAGCTCTATTAGCAAATAAGATATATCTAGAAAATACAATTAATTCTACCCTATTATTACAAGGATATTATAGAAAGATAAGTTACTTAAAAGGACTATTAGATAAAGTAGGAATAGATGTAAAAGCTATACATATAGGTGATTACAAGGCTATGGGTGAAAATTATACAAGAAAATCTATGAGTCCTAATTTAAAAGAAAATTTAACAAAAATTTTTGATGAGAGATTAAATAACTTCATATCTTTTGTAAAAGAAAGAAGAGGTGTAGATATATCAAATGAACTATTAGAAGGTGAATATTTCTTTAATTACTCTGAAAAATTAATAGATGGTAGAATGAATAAAAATAAGCTTCTAGATGATGACTATCTAATAGATATTACAAATTACAATTTTAAAGAAAAGAAAAATAAATCAAAAAATGTAATAGGACTAATTAGTCTTGAAGGTCAAATTTCTAAGAAAGGTTTATCTTTAGAAGAAGTAGAATACAAGATTGATAAGATAAATGAAATAGATAATTTAAAAGGCTTAGTAATAGAAATTGATTCTCCAGGTGGTTCTGCTTATGAATCAAGTTTGATATATAGCTATATAAAAGAAAATGTACAAGTACCTATATTTGTTTCAATGAAAGATGTATGTGCATCTGGTGGATACTTTATTGCATCAACTGCTAAAAAAATGTTTGCAAATAGTAGTACAATTACAGGGTCTATAGGTGTTGTTAGTATATATCCAACATATTCAAAATTAGCTAAAAAATTAGATATCAATTATTCAGGTTTAGAAAAAGGAAAGACACTAGAATATGGTAATCTTTATGAACATTTATCATTTGATACTATAGATAGAATATATGATCATATGAATGGTGTGTATAGAGAATTTAAAAATGTTGTAATTAAGGCAAGACATATGTCTGATAGAAGATTAGAAAATATTGCTGGAGGACGTGTATTTATTGCAAAAGATGCAAGATACAACGGTCTTGTTGATGGTATAAAAAATATAGGTGAAGTTATAGAAGAAATGCAAAAATACTTAAATCTTCCTGATTATAGACTAGTTAAAATTAATAAGAAATTTAATGTTAAAACATACATCAAATCTAGTATTCCACTTTTAAAATATGATGAGTATTTAAATAAGCCTTTACTACTATTTGATGAAACTATATATTAA
- the ruvA gene encoding Holliday junction branch migration protein RuvA: MYDYISGNLVTKALDYACIDVNGVGYILYIPFKTYENLNEINSFEKLYTYLHVKEDDMRLYGFKTITERSIFKKVISVSGIGPKIALAILSVYTPGEISSMVLSDDYKMLSKVNGLGVKKAQKLIIELKDKLDDIEASETNTFKLHIVKNEIKLALEALGYVKLKIEDYITDEEINEVRDSGKLMKEILKKLSKKK, translated from the coding sequence ATGTACGATTACATAAGTGGTAATTTAGTAACAAAGGCACTTGACTATGCTTGCATCGATGTTAATGGAGTAGGATATATATTATACATACCTTTTAAGACATATGAAAATTTAAATGAAATTAACTCATTTGAAAAATTATACACATATCTACATGTAAAAGAAGATGACATGAGATTATATGGTTTTAAGACTATAACAGAACGTAGTATATTTAAAAAAGTAATATCTGTTAGTGGTATAGGACCTAAAATTGCACTTGCAATTTTATCTGTATATACTCCAGGTGAAATTTCGAGTATGGTTCTTAGTGATGACTATAAGATGCTATCAAAAGTTAATGGATTAGGAGTTAAAAAGGCTCAAAAATTAATAATAGAACTAAAAGATAAGCTAGATGATATTGAGGCTAGTGAAACTAATACATTTAAACTTCATATTGTTAAAAATGAAATTAAGTTAGCACTTGAAGCACTAGGCTATGTAAAGTTAAAAATTGAAGACTACATTACTGATGAAGAAATTAATGAAGTTAGAGATAGTGGTAAATTAATGAAAGAGATACTAAAAAAATTATCTAAGAAAAAATAG
- the murI gene encoding glutamate racemase, with product MAIGIFDSGLGGLSVLKYVLEKYKDERIVYFADTLNFPYGTKSTEELIGYGRQIFDFFLENNVTEVIIACNTASATMLPTLEKEYSIPIIGVIKPISEYIIQNDIKDITLIATQATINSNAYDALLKDRIKNKVALPELVKCAENMDKIGAKKVLEENLKGININYMILGCTHFPLLKDVILEVFPNAKLIDPAKKAVEKLQVKEDKGGLVLYTSSDADSFYNKAKIILKRTDLDVRLHKW from the coding sequence ATGGCAATAGGAATATTTGATTCAGGTCTTGGTGGCTTGAGTGTATTAAAATATGTACTAGAAAAGTATAAAGATGAAAGAATAGTATATTTTGCTGATACACTAAACTTTCCATATGGTACAAAGTCTACCGAAGAACTTATAGGCTATGGTAGACAAATATTTGATTTCTTTTTGGAAAATAATGTTACAGAAGTAATAATAGCATGTAATACAGCTAGTGCAACAATGTTACCTACACTAGAAAAAGAATATAGCATCCCTATAATAGGTGTAATTAAACCTATATCTGAGTATATAATTCAAAATGATATAAAGGATATAACACTAATTGCAACACAAGCTACTATAAACTCAAATGCCTATGATGCACTTTTAAAAGATAGAATAAAAAATAAGGTTGCACTACCAGAACTTGTAAAATGTGCTGAAAATATGGATAAGATTGGTGCAAAAAAAGTTTTAGAAGAAAATTTAAAAGGTATTAATATTAACTATATGATATTAGGTTGTACACATTTTCCACTTTTAAAGGATGTAATATTAGAAGTATTCCCTAATGCTAAACTAATTGATCCAGCAAAAAAAGCTGTTGAAAAATTACAAGTAAAAGAAGATAAAGGTGGACTTGTATTGTACACATCATCAGATGCAGATAGTTTCTATAACAAAGCAAAAATAATATTAAAAAGGACTGATTTAGATGTACGATTACATAAGTGGTAA
- a CDS encoding Cof-type HAD-IIB family hydrolase → MYKTIITDLDGTLLNTNHKVDDFTKETLVQLYNRGVNIILATGRSYYDAYRVKLDLGLDLPMITSNGATLFDSDNKELFRYNLDSNVCEYILNLDYKQFGKDIILNTICEEKWLLHDKIDKGHRLNEWVEESWKYIYSGKNDINTKGVSKFFFFGNHDELVNLQKHLQEKFGDRFNSAFTLPFCYEVFSKNASKGIALKKIAELKGFNLDEAVAFGDGFNDVEMLREVKKGYVMSNASEELKKFLTDIEEAGYNKDSAVAKKIKELFKI, encoded by the coding sequence ATGTACAAAACAATAATTACAGATTTAGATGGAACACTTTTAAACACTAATCATAAGGTAGATGATTTTACAAAAGAAACATTGGTACAACTATACAATAGAGGTGTTAATATAATATTAGCAACTGGTAGATCGTATTATGATGCGTATCGTGTTAAATTGGATTTGGGACTTGATCTTCCTATGATAACATCAAATGGTGCAACACTATTTGATAGCGATAATAAAGAACTATTTAGATATAATCTTGATAGTAATGTGTGTGAGTATATATTAAATTTAGACTATAAGCAATTTGGAAAAGATATAATATTAAATACAATATGTGAAGAAAAATGGCTTTTACATGATAAAATTGATAAGGGTCATAGATTAAATGAATGGGTTGAAGAAAGTTGGAAGTACATATATTCTGGTAAAAATGATATAAATACAAAAGGTGTATCAAAATTTTTCTTCTTCGGTAATCATGATGAATTAGTTAATCTGCAAAAACACTTACAAGAAAAATTTGGAGATAGATTTAATTCAGCATTTACATTACCATTTTGTTATGAAGTTTTTAGCAAAAATGCAAGTAAAGGTATCGCTTTAAAGAAAATAGCAGAACTTAAAGGATTTAACTTAGATGAAGCAGTTGCATTTGGTGACGGTTTTAATGATGTTGAAATGTTAAGAGAAGTAAAAAAAGGCTATGTTATGTCTAATGCTAGTGAAGAATTAAAAAAATTCCTAACAGATATAGAAGAAGCTGGATACAATAAAGACAGTGCAGTTGCTAAGAAAATAAAGGAGTTGTTTAAGATATAA
- a CDS encoding rod shape-determining protein: protein MLRIKKSISIDLGTANVLIYDRQREKIVLNEPSVVALDKKTRKVIAVGHDAREMLGKTPDSILAIKPLKDGVIADLDVTKEMLNYFITKIYGHAIFKPEVMICVPLEVTSVERKALFDSVIGAKKIYIIEEGRAAIIGSGIDISRPSGHMVVDIGGGSTDIAILSLNEVIASRSIRIAGNTFDNDIVRYIKNKYSLQIGERAAENIKKNLATALPKENPKKMPVKGLNIDLGTPESLEISENEIYEAMKNSLYAIVNTAKEVLEKCPPELAADLLENGIVMTGGGALIKGFADLIASEVRVKVFVSKAPLDAVVLGGGYAFDNQKLIKTLQVKEN from the coding sequence ATGCTAAGAATTAAAAAAAGTATATCAATAGATCTTGGAACTGCTAATGTATTAATCTATGATAGACAAAGAGAAAAAATAGTTTTAAATGAACCATCAGTAGTTGCACTAGATAAAAAAACTCGTAAAGTTATAGCTGTTGGTCATGATGCAAGAGAAATGTTGGGAAAAACTCCAGACAGTATACTTGCAATTAAACCATTAAAAGATGGTGTAATTGCAGATCTTGATGTTACAAAAGAAATGTTAAACTATTTCATAACTAAAATATATGGACATGCTATATTTAAACCAGAAGTAATGATATGTGTACCATTAGAAGTTACATCAGTTGAAAGAAAAGCACTATTTGATTCTGTAATTGGAGCTAAGAAGATATATATTATAGAAGAAGGTAGAGCAGCTATTATAGGTTCTGGAATAGATATATCTAGACCTTCTGGTCACATGGTTGTTGACATAGGTGGTGGATCAACTGATATTGCTATTTTATCATTAAATGAAGTAATAGCATCAAGATCAATTAGAATTGCTGGTAATACTTTTGATAATGACATAGTTAGATATATAAAGAATAAGTATAGCTTACAAATTGGAGAAAGAGCAGCAGAAAATATTAAAAAGAATTTAGCAACAGCACTACCTAAAGAAAACCCTAAAAAGATGCCTGTTAAAGGTTTAAATATTGACTTAGGTACTCCTGAAAGTCTAGAAATTAGTGAAAATGAAATCTATGAAGCTATGAAAAATTCGCTTTATGCAATAGTTAATACAGCAAAAGAAGTTCTTGAAAAATGCCCACCAGAATTAGCAGCCGATTTATTAGAAAATGGTATAGTAATGACAGGTGGAGGAGCATTAATAAAGGGATTTGCTGATTTAATTGCAAGTGAGGTTAGAGTTAAAGTATTTGTTTCAAAAGCACCACTTGATGCTGTAGTATTAGGTGGAGGTTATGCGTTTGATAATCAAAAACTAATCAAAACATTGCAAGTAAAGGAAAATTAA
- the cysS gene encoding cysteine--tRNA ligase produces the protein MKIYNTLTNSIQEFIPLKENEVKMYVCGPTVYNYIHIGNTRPIIVFDVLARLLTYKGYKVTYVQNFTDIDDKIIKKANEEKSSCQEITKKYINAFMEDTSKLNLYPGIIRPTVTENLDEIKNLIQKLIDKGYAYKKDNDIVFSIDKFKDYGKLSKQKLDELNQGVRIEVDENKKNPFDFVLWKGKKENEPYFKSSFGEGRPGWHIECSALIHKYLGDRIDIHAGGQDLIFPHHENERAQSICGITGGAEFVNYWMHNSYITINSEKMSKSLGNFMLLKDVLEKYEGYVIRHFILTCHYRKNLNFSYSDLDISKKTLDRLTTTMEKFKSYNKGVKPEVLDNLIKEFKSNFISSLEDDLNTPKALSYISIFTKSVNKLLNDDVNVEEAYNALVEMLNILGINLPIKKKDDNDIVDNLITLLKNVRNELRNQKIYNLSDKIREELAKLGINISDK, from the coding sequence ATGAAAATATACAATACTCTTACAAATTCTATACAAGAATTTATACCATTAAAAGAAAATGAAGTAAAAATGTATGTTTGTGGTCCAACAGTATATAACTATATTCATATAGGTAATACTCGCCCTATAATCGTATTCGATGTATTAGCTAGACTTTTGACATATAAGGGATATAAGGTAACTTATGTACAAAATTTTACAGATATTGATGATAAGATAATTAAAAAAGCTAATGAAGAAAAGAGTTCTTGTCAAGAAATAACAAAAAAATATATAAATGCCTTTATGGAAGATACAAGTAAACTAAATCTTTATCCAGGGATAATAAGACCAACTGTAACAGAAAATTTAGATGAAATTAAAAATTTAATACAAAAGTTAATAGATAAAGGTTATGCATACAAAAAAGATAATGATATTGTATTTTCTATTGATAAATTCAAAGATTATGGTAAATTATCTAAACAAAAACTTGACGAATTAAATCAAGGTGTTAGAATAGAAGTTGATGAAAATAAGAAGAATCCTTTTGACTTTGTTTTATGGAAGGGTAAAAAGGAGAATGAACCATATTTCAAATCAAGCTTTGGAGAAGGTAGACCTGGTTGGCACATTGAATGTAGTGCTTTAATTCATAAATATTTAGGTGATAGAATTGATATACATGCTGGTGGACAAGATTTAATATTCCCTCATCATGAAAATGAAAGAGCACAAAGTATATGTGGTATTACAGGTGGTGCTGAATTTGTTAATTATTGGATGCATAATAGCTATATTACAATAAATTCAGAAAAAATGAGTAAGTCTTTAGGTAATTTTATGCTTTTAAAAGATGTATTAGAAAAATATGAAGGCTATGTAATAAGACACTTCATACTAACTTGTCATTATAGAAAAAATCTAAACTTTTCATATAGTGACCTTGATATATCTAAAAAAACACTAGATAGGCTTACAACTACAATGGAAAAATTTAAATCATATAACAAGGGAGTTAAACCTGAGGTTCTAGATAATTTAATTAAAGAATTTAAATCTAACTTTATTAGCTCATTAGAAGATGATTTAAATACTCCTAAAGCCTTATCATATATTTCAATTTTTACTAAGAGTGTAAATAAGCTTTTAAATGATGATGTAAATGTAGAAGAAGCATATAATGCACTAGTTGAAATGTTGAATATCTTAGGTATTAACTTACCAATAAAGAAAAAAGACGATAATGATATAGTTGATAATTTAATAACTCTATTAAAAAATGTTCGTAATGAGTTAAGAAATCAAAAAATATATAATCTATCTGATAAAATAAGAGAGGAGTTAGCTAAGCTTGGAATAAATATTAGCGACAAATAA